Proteins from a genomic interval of Aphelocoma coerulescens isolate FSJ_1873_10779 chromosome 24, UR_Acoe_1.0, whole genome shotgun sequence:
- the FXYD2 gene encoding sodium/potassium-transporting ATPase subunit gamma has translation MRFVSQLMRVPVGAHSQSEAPAGRHAEAMGDEQVPEQGADRFSYDYDTIRNGGLIFAVVAFVIGLLIILSQRFHCGGRKKRRQGNEEEL, from the exons ATGAGGTTTGTCTCCCAATTAATGCGCGTTCCCGTGGGTGCCCACTCGCAGAGCGAGGCGCCCGCCGGACGACACGCCGAGGCCATGGGTGACG aGCAAGTGCCCGAGCAGGGCGCGGACAGGTTCAGCTACG actATGACACCATCCGCAACGGGGGGCTGATCTTCGCCGTCGTGGCTTTTGTGATCGGGCTCCTCATAATCCTCA GCCAGCGGTTCCACTGCggagggaggaagaagaggag ACAAGGGAACGAGGAAGAGCTGTAG
- the FXYD6 gene encoding FXYD domain-containing ion transport regulator 6, which translates to MEAALIFLCSLLVPAAVADVATQEKEEEDPFNYDYQSLRIGGLVFAVVLFTVGILLILSRRCRCSFKQKPRAPGDEEAQAENLITSNATAAQKAEN; encoded by the exons ATGGAGGCAGCACTCATCTTCCTGTGCTCCCTGCTGGTGCCAGCGGCCGTGGCAGACG TGGCCacccaggagaaggaggaggaggatcccTTTAACTACG ATTATCAGAGTCTGAGGATCGGGGGGCTGGTGTTCGCCGTGGTCCTGTTCACCGTGGGCATTCTCCTCATACTCA gcaggaggtgcaggTGCAGTTTCAAGCAGAAGCCCAG GGCTCCAGGGGACGAGGAGGCTCAGGCGGAGAACCTGATCACCTCGAACG CGACAGCggcacagaaagcagagaaCTGA
- the TMPRSS13 gene encoding transmembrane protease serine 13 isoform X1 — MDGKTSPTTASPSSVPPSLLHVSTVSSIFGARPPQPRENVLGISFKPYSPESGPAPSPCSACESTRSSMFRTPCMSQRRLALIFCVSILIVLLIALILLFMFWRSQTGIVYKEPAESCKDSAVRCDGVVDCSQRSDELGCVRFSSEESLLHVYSSTESQWLPVCSSDWDESFSRKTCRQLGFQNASQTEYIPLHVSGKSLTVTDERETIQQSLNSSQCLTGKYVSLRCTTCGQRISGRIIGGKETSVNKWPWQVSVQYGSIHICGGTIIDAQWVLTAAHCFFMNSMKILDDWKVYGGVSDLKQPMEGTPVSQVIINSNYSDDHDDYDIALMKLSRPLLLSAQVRPACLPMYGQRFQTGRSCFITGFGKTRENEDNTSPKLREAEVKLIDYKICNSDKVYEGYLTPRMMCAGYLQGGKDACQGDSGGPLVCEDDGRWYVAGVTSWGTGCGQKNKPGVYTRVTKLLSWIYSKMESEND, encoded by the exons ATGGACGGCAAAACCTCCCCG ACCACTGCCTCGCCCAgcagtgtcccccccagcctcctccaTGTCTCCACGGTCAGCAGCATCTTCGGTGCCCGACCTCCGCAGCCTCGAGAGAACGTCCTGGGCATCAGCTTCAAACCCTACAGCCCTGAGTCCGGCCCGGCCCCGAGCCCCTGCTCGGCCTGTGAGAGCACAC gaTCCTCCATGTTCAGAACTCCTTGCATGAGCCAGCGGCGGCTTGCGCTCATCTTCTGCGTCTCCATCCTCATCGTGCTGCTCATCGCCCTCATCCTGCTGT TCATGTTCTGGCGGTCGCAGACGGGCATCGTGTACAAGGaaccagcagagagctgcaaggaCAGCGCCGTGCGCTGCGATGGCGTCGTCGACTGCTCCCAGAGGAGCGACGAGCTGGGCTGTG TGCGCTTCTCATCCGAGGAGTCCTTGCTCCACGTCTACTCCAGCACCGAGAGCCAGTGGCTGCCGGTGTGCAGCAGTGACTGGGACGAGTCCTTCTCCAGGAAAACCTGCCGGCAGCTGGGATTTCAGAA tGCATCACAGACCGAGTACATCCCCCTGCACGTCTCTGGCAAGAGCCTCACGGTGACTGATGAGAGAGAGACCATCCAGCAGAGCCTCAACAG ctcccagtgtctCACAGGAAAGTATGTCTCCCTGCGATGCACAA CCTGTGGGCAGAGGATTTCTGGCCGGATCATCGGGGGGAAGGAGACGTCTGTGAACAAATGGCCCTGGCAGGTCAGCGTGCAGTACGGCTCCATCCACATCTGTGGTGGCACCATCATCGACGCTCAGTGGGTGCTCACCGCTGCCCATTGCTTCTTCAT GAACAGCATGAAGATCCTGGATGACTGGAAGGTGTACGGAGGGGTGTCGGACCTGAAGCAGCCCATGGAGGGCACCCCTGTGTCCCAGGTCATCATCAATTCCAACTACAGCGACGACCATGATGACTACGACATTGCCCTCATGAAGCTCTCCAGGCCACTGCTGCTCTCGG CCCAGGTCCGCCCCGCCTGCCTGCCCATGTACGGCCAGCGATTCCAGACCGGCCGGTCCTGCTTCATCACCGGCTTCGGGAAGACCAGGGAGAATGAAG ATAACACATCCCCGAAGCTGCGGGAGGCCGAGGTGAAGCTGATTGACTACAAGATCTGCAACAGCGACAAGGTGTACGAGGGCTACCTGACCCCCCGGATGATGTGCGCCGGGTacctgcagggagggaaggacgCCTGCCAG GGTGACAGCGGAGGGCCCCTGGTCTGCGAGGACGACGGCCGCTGGTATGTGGCCGGGGTGACAAGCTGGGGAACAGGATGTGGCCAGAAGAACAAGCCCGGAGTGTACACCCGGGTGACAAAGCTCCTCAGCTGGATATACAGTAAAATGGAG AGTGAGAACGACTAA
- the TMPRSS13 gene encoding transmembrane protease serine 13 isoform X2 produces the protein MDGKTSPTTASPSSVPPSLLHVSTVSSIFGARPPQPRENVLGISFKPYSPESGPAPSPCSACESTRSSMFRTPCMSQRRLALIFCVSILIVLLIALILLFMFWRSQTGIVYKEPAESCKDSAVRCDGVVDCSQRSDELGCVRFSSEESLLHVYSSTESQWLPVCSSDWDESFSRKTCRQLGFQNASQTEYIPLHVSGKSLTVTDERETIQQSLNSSQCLTGKYVSLRCTTCGQRISGRIIGGKETSVNKWPWQVSVQYGSIHICGGTIIDAQWVLTAAHCFFMNSMKILDDWKVYGGVSDLKQPMEGTPVSQVIINSNYSDDHDDYDIALMKLSRPLLLSAQVRPACLPMYGQRFQTGRSCFITGFGKTRENEALPALQITHPRSCGRPR, from the exons ATGGACGGCAAAACCTCCCCG ACCACTGCCTCGCCCAgcagtgtcccccccagcctcctccaTGTCTCCACGGTCAGCAGCATCTTCGGTGCCCGACCTCCGCAGCCTCGAGAGAACGTCCTGGGCATCAGCTTCAAACCCTACAGCCCTGAGTCCGGCCCGGCCCCGAGCCCCTGCTCGGCCTGTGAGAGCACAC gaTCCTCCATGTTCAGAACTCCTTGCATGAGCCAGCGGCGGCTTGCGCTCATCTTCTGCGTCTCCATCCTCATCGTGCTGCTCATCGCCCTCATCCTGCTGT TCATGTTCTGGCGGTCGCAGACGGGCATCGTGTACAAGGaaccagcagagagctgcaaggaCAGCGCCGTGCGCTGCGATGGCGTCGTCGACTGCTCCCAGAGGAGCGACGAGCTGGGCTGTG TGCGCTTCTCATCCGAGGAGTCCTTGCTCCACGTCTACTCCAGCACCGAGAGCCAGTGGCTGCCGGTGTGCAGCAGTGACTGGGACGAGTCCTTCTCCAGGAAAACCTGCCGGCAGCTGGGATTTCAGAA tGCATCACAGACCGAGTACATCCCCCTGCACGTCTCTGGCAAGAGCCTCACGGTGACTGATGAGAGAGAGACCATCCAGCAGAGCCTCAACAG ctcccagtgtctCACAGGAAAGTATGTCTCCCTGCGATGCACAA CCTGTGGGCAGAGGATTTCTGGCCGGATCATCGGGGGGAAGGAGACGTCTGTGAACAAATGGCCCTGGCAGGTCAGCGTGCAGTACGGCTCCATCCACATCTGTGGTGGCACCATCATCGACGCTCAGTGGGTGCTCACCGCTGCCCATTGCTTCTTCAT GAACAGCATGAAGATCCTGGATGACTGGAAGGTGTACGGAGGGGTGTCGGACCTGAAGCAGCCCATGGAGGGCACCCCTGTGTCCCAGGTCATCATCAATTCCAACTACAGCGACGACCATGATGACTACGACATTGCCCTCATGAAGCTCTCCAGGCCACTGCTGCTCTCGG CCCAGGTCCGCCCCGCCTGCCTGCCCATGTACGGCCAGCGATTCCAGACCGGCCGGTCCTGCTTCATCACCGGCTTCGGGAAGACCAGGGAGAATGAAG ctcttCCTGCCTTGCAGATAACACATCCCCGAAGCTGCGGGAGGCCGAGGTGA
- the IL10RA gene encoding interleukin-10 receptor subunit alpha: MVPSATALALCLALLLACPTRGEGLASPRHVRFTAEVARHLLRWEPGHGSPSSARYDVEYTVYGSSVHWTAIPECGKTSEHSCDLTYYTLDSERRYYARVRAVSGSLTSRWQRTSAFSPQEAGLRLAGKSLSVRGNSIQVRLQLLLRSGNITVEYSDLQKEMTQYHVHVRRTQDNHTFRVLEKSAEFTISDLFWVTEYCVSVEPSMANRPVPATRTDEQCVTTGHRDGSAELLPGILSSSFIILLLLGLLGALLARTYIRKPVRTPSVLKSFMKQSSLWVEHEPPSSGSLDADAIQQLFLGQKESQPDSSPDGSTSTAQLSLEQGWKLPAWPKDQLGPTGSRDSSSTSTDSGICLHIPSSSSSLSCSAGPEPQGYRQQLPTAEDSGVGLESPCPAPGCSSGSGNASPGEPGLSPTIQEDVEFRGYLQQSKGTVQPEQAPDKGMPLLGCAGSVQGLGSTDTVLDIECSELAVSKGYLKQSSPEHPLTQDLAPWGAPAWDFSSQMGPQAPTLLSWAAPGVPLTSKASPELLKAPFDLTIFDNTAFLETLPLVSSLSSDWITLPIKPLTWLSGDSKDSRL; this comes from the exons ATGGTCCCCTCTGCCACTGCCCTGGCACTGTGCCTGGCACTGCTCCTTGCCTGCCCGACGCGCG GTGAGGGGCTGGCCAGCCCCCGGCACGTGCGCTTCACCGcggaggtggcgcggcacctgcTGAGGTGGGAGCCGGGACACGGCTCCCCCAGCAGCGCCCGCTACGACGTGGAGTACACAGT CTATGGCTCAAGTGTCCACTGGACAGCCATCCCAGAGTGCGGGAAGACCTCAGAACACTCCTGTGACCTCACCTACTACACCCTGGACTCTGAGCGGCGCTACTACGCGCGGGTCAGAGCCGTGTCTGGGAGCCTCACGTCCCGCTGGCAAAGGACCAGTGCCTTCTCCCCACAGGAAG CCGGCCTGCGCCTGGCGGGCAAGAGCCTCTCCGTGAGGGGCAACTCCATCCAGGTgcggctgcagctgctcctccgCTCCGGGAACATCACCGTGGAGTACAGTGACCTCCAGAAGGAAATGACCCAGTACCACGTGCACGTCAGGAGGACACAGGACAACCACACG TTCAGAGTGCTGGAGAAGAGTGCAGAGTTCACCATCAGTGACCTGTTCTGGGTGACAGAGTACTGCGTGAGCGTGGAGCCCAGCATGGCCAACAGGCCCGTCCCCGCCACGCGCACCGACGAGCAGTGCGTCACCACCGGCCACAGGGACG GGAGCGCAGAGCTTCTCCCGGGCATCCTCAGCTCCTCCTTCATCATCCTGTTGCTGCTGGGCCTCCTGGGGGCTCTGCTGGCACGCACCTACATAAGGAAACCTGTGAGGACACCGTCTGTCCTG AAGTCCTTCATGAAGCAGAGCTCGCTCTGGGTGGAGCATGAGCCCCCATCCTCAGGCAGCCTGGACGCAGACGCCATCCAGCAGCTCTTCCTGGGCCAGAAGGAGTCGCAGCCGGACAGCAGCCCTGAcggcagcaccagcacagcccagctgtccctggagcagggctggaagctCCCAGCATGGCCCAAGGACCAGCTGGGGCCCACGGGgagcagagacagcagcagcaccagcaccgaCAGCGGCATCTGCCTGCacatcccctcctcctcctcctccctgagctgctccGCAGGCCCCGAGCCCCAGGGctacaggcagcagctgcccacTGCTGAGGACAGTGGGGTGGGCTTGGagagcccctgccctgctcctggctgctcctctggCAGCGGGAATGCCAGCCCAGGGGAGCCCGGGCTCTCGCCCACCATCCAGGAAGACGTGGAGTTCCGGGGGTACCTGCAGCAGTCCAAGGGCACCGTGCAGCCAGAGCAGGCCCCGGACAAGGGAATGCCCCTCCTGGGCTGTGCAGGGTCCGTGCAGGGCCTGGGCAGCACCGACACCGTGCTGGACATTGAGTGCTCCGAGCTGGCCGTGTCCAAAGGGTATTTGAAGCAGTCCTCACCTGAGCATCCCCTCACGCAGGACCTTGCTCCATGGGGAGCCCCTGCCTGGGACTTTTCCAGCCAGATGGGGCCCCAAGCCCCCActctgctgagctgggcagCTCCAGGTGTTCCATTGACctccaaagccagccctgagctCCTGAAAGCTCCCTTCGACCTCACCATCTTTGACAACACTGCCTTCCTGGAGACGCTGCCGCTCGTCTCCAGCCTCAGCTCCGACTGGATCACGCTGCCCATCAAGCCCCTGACCTGGCTCAGTGGGGACAGCAAGGACAGCCGCCTGTGA